From one Streptomyces sp. ICC1 genomic stretch:
- a CDS encoding DEAD/DEAH box helicase → MTSSSSARPSRRPTRGRGAAQGRPKAGAGRQKSAPVARPQEFTMPEPLTPALPPVVAFEDMDMPEALLKTLAAQGVTEPFPIQAATIPNSLVGRDLLGRGRTGSGKTLAFGLALLARTAGRRAQPKQPLALVLVPTRELAQQVTDAMAPYATAVNLRITTVVGGMSINRQSGALRRGAEVLVATPGRLKDLIERGDADLSQVSITVLDEADQMTDMGFMPQVTALLKQVEPEGQTMLFSATLDKNIDKLVKMFLHDPVAFSVDPSAGAVSTMEHHVLYVMDETDKKAVATRIAARDGRVIMFVDTKRGVDRMVKKLLADGVRASGLHGGRSQPQRNRTLDWFKTGEVTALVATNVAARGIHIDDLDLVVNVDPPVDHKDYLHRGGRTARAGESGSVVTLVLPDQKRDMTRLMSDAGISPRTAQIKSSDEELVRITGAKEPSGIPVVMDVPQATPPRQRSAGQAGGGSGSGQRRRSGGARTGSGTGAAPAAGGGRGRRTGGAGAAGGQAPASGSGQARRGQGGQGAAAGGSGERGRRTGGAASGGAAAASARSRVGAAGQARRRSA, encoded by the coding sequence ATGACCAGCTCCAGCTCCGCACGACCCAGCCGCCGCCCCACCCGGGGCCGAGGTGCGGCCCAGGGACGTCCGAAGGCTGGCGCGGGACGGCAGAAGTCCGCCCCCGTAGCCAGGCCCCAAGAATTCACCATGCCCGAACCGCTCACCCCGGCGCTGCCGCCGGTGGTCGCGTTCGAGGACATGGACATGCCCGAGGCGCTGCTGAAGACCCTCGCCGCCCAGGGCGTCACCGAGCCGTTCCCGATCCAGGCCGCGACCATCCCGAACTCCCTCGTCGGCCGCGACCTGCTCGGCCGCGGCCGCACCGGCTCCGGCAAGACGCTGGCCTTCGGCCTGGCGCTGCTGGCCCGGACCGCCGGCCGCCGCGCGCAGCCGAAGCAGCCGCTCGCCCTGGTCCTCGTACCGACCCGTGAGCTCGCGCAGCAGGTGACCGACGCGATGGCCCCGTACGCCACGGCCGTCAACCTGCGCATCACGACCGTCGTCGGCGGCATGTCGATCAACCGGCAGTCCGGCGCCCTGCGCCGCGGCGCCGAGGTGCTCGTCGCCACCCCCGGCCGTCTGAAGGACCTCATCGAGCGCGGTGACGCCGACCTCTCGCAGGTCTCCATCACGGTCCTCGACGAGGCCGACCAGATGACCGACATGGGCTTCATGCCGCAGGTCACCGCCCTGCTCAAGCAGGTCGAGCCCGAGGGCCAGACCATGCTGTTCTCGGCGACCCTCGACAAGAACATCGACAAGCTCGTCAAGATGTTCCTGCACGACCCGGTCGCCTTCTCCGTCGACCCGTCCGCCGGTGCGGTCAGCACGATGGAGCACCACGTCCTGTACGTCATGGACGAGACCGACAAGAAGGCCGTGGCCACGCGTATAGCCGCTCGCGACGGCCGGGTGATCATGTTCGTCGACACCAAGCGCGGCGTCGACCGCATGGTCAAGAAGCTCCTCGCCGACGGTGTCCGCGCCTCCGGCCTGCACGGCGGCCGCTCGCAGCCGCAGCGCAACCGGACCCTCGACTGGTTCAAGACGGGCGAGGTCACCGCACTGGTCGCCACCAACGTGGCCGCCCGCGGCATCCACATCGACGACCTCGACCTCGTCGTCAACGTGGACCCGCCGGTCGACCACAAGGACTACCTGCACCGCGGCGGCCGTACCGCCCGCGCCGGCGAGTCCGGCAGCGTCGTCACCCTGGTCCTGCCGGACCAGAAGCGCGACATGACCCGCCTGATGTCGGACGCGGGGATCTCCCCGCGCACCGCGCAGATCAAGTCCTCCGACGAGGAACTGGTCCGCATCACCGGCGCCAAGGAGCCCTCGGGCATCCCGGTCGTCATGGACGTGCCGCAGGCCACCCCGCCGCGCCAGCGCTCCGCCGGCCAGGCCGGCGGCGGCTCGGGCTCCGGCCAGCGCCGCCGCTCGGGCGGTGCGCGTACGGGTTCCGGCACGGGCGCGGCTCCGGCCGCCGGTGGCGGCCGCGGCCGCCGTACCGGCGGCGCGGGCGCGGCCGGCGGCCAGGCTCCGGCTTCCG
- a CDS encoding cold-shock protein, giving the protein MALGTVKWFNSEKGFGFIEQDGGGPDVFAHYSNIATQGFRELNEGQRVSFDVTQGQKGPQAENILPA; this is encoded by the coding sequence ATGGCACTTGGCACCGTGAAGTGGTTCAACTCGGAAAAGGGCTTCGGCTTCATCGAGCAGGACGGTGGCGGCCCGGACGTCTTCGCCCACTACTCGAACATCGCCACCCAGGGCTTCCGTGAGCTCAACGAGGGCCAGCGCGTGTCCTTCGACGTCACCCAGGGTCAGAAGGGCCCGCAGGCCGAGAACATCCTGCCTGCCTGA